The Streptomyces seoulensis genome contains a region encoding:
- the folC gene encoding bifunctional tetrahydrofolate synthase/dihydrofolate synthase has product MSDEHPGTNDTPDPLDPFDEIIAEETDRDPDLAVIEAGSRTLRTQGGPPEADVPARPEDPEVDRALREVETELATRWGETKLEPSVTRIAALMDVLGDPQRAYPSIHITGTNGKTSTARMIEALLGAFELRTGRYTSPHVQSVTERISLDGAPISAERFIETYEDIKPYIEMVDTAQEHRLSFFEVLTGMAYAAFADAPADVAVVEVGMGGSWDATNVIDGDVAVVMPISLDHTDRLGETPEQIATEKAGIIKPDSTVIMAQQPVDAAQVLLKKAVEENATVAREGMEFGVVDRQVAVGGQLVTLRGLGGEYPEVYLPLHGAHQAHNAAVALAAVEAFFGVGAERAEPLDIDTVRKAFAAVSSPGRLEIVRRSPTVVLDAAHNPAGAEATAEAVREAFDFSRLIGVVGASADKNVRGVLEAFEPIFAEVVITQNTSHRAMDADELAAIAVEVFGEERVQVEPRLPEALEAAITLAEEEGEFAGGGVLVTGSVITVGEARLLLRKG; this is encoded by the coding sequence GTGAGCGACGAGCACCCCGGCACCAACGACACCCCCGACCCCCTGGACCCCTTCGACGAGATCATCGCCGAGGAGACGGACCGCGACCCCGACCTCGCCGTGATCGAGGCGGGCAGCCGCACCCTGCGCACCCAGGGCGGCCCGCCGGAGGCCGACGTACCGGCCCGGCCCGAGGACCCCGAGGTGGACCGCGCCCTGCGCGAGGTGGAGACCGAGCTCGCCACCCGCTGGGGCGAGACCAAGCTCGAACCCTCCGTCACCCGGATCGCCGCCCTGATGGACGTACTGGGCGACCCCCAGCGCGCGTACCCCTCCATCCACATCACCGGCACCAACGGCAAGACCTCCACCGCCCGCATGATCGAGGCCCTGCTCGGCGCCTTCGAGCTGCGCACCGGCCGCTACACCAGCCCGCACGTGCAGTCGGTGACCGAGCGCATCAGCCTGGACGGCGCCCCGATCAGCGCCGAGCGGTTCATCGAGACGTACGAGGACATCAAGCCGTACATCGAGATGGTCGACACCGCGCAGGAGCACCGGCTCTCCTTCTTCGAGGTGCTGACCGGCATGGCGTACGCGGCCTTCGCCGACGCCCCCGCGGACGTCGCGGTCGTCGAGGTCGGCATGGGCGGAAGCTGGGACGCGACCAACGTGATCGACGGCGACGTGGCCGTGGTCATGCCGATCTCGCTGGACCACACCGACCGCCTGGGCGAGACGCCCGAGCAGATCGCCACCGAGAAGGCCGGGATCATCAAGCCGGACTCGACCGTGATCATGGCCCAGCAGCCGGTGGACGCGGCCCAGGTGCTGCTGAAGAAGGCCGTCGAGGAGAACGCCACCGTGGCCCGCGAGGGCATGGAGTTCGGCGTCGTGGACCGCCAGGTCGCCGTCGGCGGCCAGTTGGTCACCCTGCGCGGCCTCGGCGGCGAGTACCCCGAGGTCTACCTCCCGCTGCACGGCGCCCACCAGGCGCACAACGCGGCCGTCGCCCTCGCCGCCGTGGAGGCGTTCTTCGGCGTCGGCGCCGAGCGCGCCGAGCCGCTGGACATCGACACCGTGCGCAAGGCGTTCGCCGCCGTCTCCTCGCCGGGCCGGCTGGAGATCGTCCGGCGTTCCCCGACCGTCGTGCTGGACGCCGCGCACAACCCGGCGGGCGCCGAGGCCACCGCCGAGGCGGTGCGGGAGGCGTTCGACTTCAGCCGGCTGATCGGTGTGGTCGGCGCGAGCGCGGACAAGAACGTGCGCGGCGTGCTGGAGGCGTTCGAACCGATCTTCGCCGAGGTCGTCATCACGCAGAACACCAGCCACCGCGCGATGGACGCGGACGAGCTGGCCGCCATCGCCGTCGAGGTGTTCGGCGAGGAGCGGGTCCAGGTCGAGCCCCGGCTGCCGGAGGCGCTGGAGGCCGCGATCACGCTGGCCGAGGAGGAGGGCGAGTTCGCCGGCGGCGGCGTCCTGGTCACCGGTTCGGTCATCACGGTGGGCGAGGCCCGCCTGCTGCTTCGGAAGGGCTGA
- a CDS encoding DUF4233 domain-containing protein: MRTLCSSTLIGEFFVIGFAGLVAMKDPSLAMSTVWWVCGVAMVLSVLLCGMVTRPGGVVLGWALQLALIASGFFVPMMYFMGAVFAALWWASVHYGRKVDEAKARFAAAAAGSSPTADAA, translated from the coding sequence GTGCGTACGCTCTGTTCATCGACGCTGATCGGCGAGTTCTTCGTCATCGGGTTCGCCGGTCTGGTCGCCATGAAGGACCCCTCGCTGGCCATGTCCACGGTGTGGTGGGTCTGCGGGGTCGCCATGGTGCTGTCCGTGCTGCTGTGCGGCATGGTGACCCGGCCGGGCGGTGTCGTCCTCGGCTGGGCGCTCCAGCTCGCTCTGATCGCCTCGGGCTTCTTCGTGCCGATGATGTACTTCATGGGCGCGGTGTTCGCGGCCCTGTGGTGGGCGTCGGTGCACTACGGCCGCAAGGTCGACGAGGCCAAGGCCCGCTTCGCGGCGGCCGCCGCCGGGTCCTCCCCTACGGCTGACGCTGCGTGA
- the ndk gene encoding nucleoside-diphosphate kinase, which translates to MTQRTLVLLKPDAVRRGLIGEIIGRIERKADWRIAALELRTLDRGTLEQHYGEHEGKPFYEPLVQFMSSGPVVAMIVEGERVIEGVRQLAGPTDPIAASPGSIRGDFGVIVRENLIHASDSEESAEREVKIFFPGRD; encoded by the coding sequence GTGACCCAGCGCACCCTCGTCCTGCTCAAGCCCGACGCCGTCCGTCGTGGCCTGATCGGCGAGATCATCGGCCGTATCGAGCGCAAGGCCGACTGGCGGATCGCCGCGCTGGAGCTGCGCACCCTGGACCGGGGCACGCTGGAGCAGCACTACGGCGAGCACGAGGGCAAGCCGTTCTACGAGCCGCTGGTGCAGTTCATGTCCTCCGGCCCCGTCGTCGCCATGATCGTCGAGGGTGAGCGGGTCATCGAGGGCGTGCGGCAGCTCGCCGGTCCGACCGACCCGATCGCCGCGTCTCCCGGCTCCATCCGCGGGGACTTCGGTGTCATCGTGCGGGAGAACCTGATCCACGCCTCGGACTCGGAGGAGTCCGCCGAGCGCGAGGTGAAGATTTTCTTCCCGGGCCGTGACTGA
- a CDS encoding rod shape-determining protein — protein sequence MSFIGRDMAVDLGTANTLVYVRGRGIVLNEPSVVAINTNTGGILAVGAEAKKMIGRTPGNIVAVRPLKDGVIADFEITERMLRYFILKIHKRRYLARPRVVVCVPSGITGVERRAVIEASSQAGARQVHIIEEPMAAAIGSGLPVHEATGNMVVDIGGGTTEVAVISLGGIVTAQSIRVAGDELDNAIIQYIKKEYSLLLGERTAEQIKITIGSAYDLDSDEHTEVRGRDLVSGLPKTVVISAAEVRKAIEEPVNAIVDAVKTTLDKCPPELSGDIMDRGIVLTGGGALLRGLDERLRRETGMPIHIAEDPLDSVALGSGKCVEEFEALQQVLDAQPRR from the coding sequence ATGTCGTTCATCGGCCGTGACATGGCTGTCGACCTCGGGACCGCCAACACGCTGGTGTACGTCAGGGGTCGCGGGATCGTACTCAACGAGCCGTCCGTCGTGGCGATCAACACCAACACCGGTGGCATCCTCGCGGTCGGCGCCGAAGCGAAGAAGATGATCGGCCGCACGCCCGGCAACATCGTGGCCGTGCGACCGCTGAAGGACGGCGTGATCGCCGACTTCGAGATCACCGAGCGGATGCTCCGCTACTTCATCCTGAAGATCCACAAGCGGCGGTATCTGGCCCGGCCTCGGGTCGTCGTCTGTGTCCCCTCGGGCATCACAGGTGTCGAGCGGCGCGCCGTCATCGAAGCCTCCTCCCAGGCGGGCGCCCGCCAGGTGCACATCATCGAGGAGCCCATGGCCGCGGCCATCGGCTCCGGCCTGCCGGTCCACGAGGCCACGGGCAACATGGTGGTGGACATCGGCGGCGGCACCACGGAGGTCGCGGTCATCTCCCTCGGCGGCATCGTCACCGCCCAGTCCATCCGCGTCGCGGGTGACGAACTGGACAACGCGATCATCCAGTACATCAAGAAGGAGTACAGCCTTCTGCTGGGTGAGCGGACGGCCGAACAGATCAAGATCACGATCGGTTCGGCGTACGACCTCGACTCCGACGAGCACACCGAAGTCCGCGGCCGGGACCTGGTGTCCGGGCTGCCCAAGACCGTCGTCATCTCCGCAGCGGAGGTGCGCAAGGCGATCGAGGAACCGGTCAACGCGATCGTCGACGCCGTCAAGACGACCCTGGACAAGTGCCCGCCGGAGCTGTCCGGCGACATCATGGACCGGGGCATCGTGCTGACCGGCGGCGGCGCCCTGCTGCGCGGCCTCGACGAGCGGCTGCGCCGGGAGACCGGTATGCCGATCCACATCGCCGAGGACCCGCTCGACAGTGTCGCGCTCGGTTCCGGCAAGTGCGTCGAGGAGTTCGAGGCACTGCAGCAGGTACTTGACGCCCAGCCGCGCAGATGA
- the mreC gene encoding rod shape-determining protein MreC encodes MRDTKESRLLLVLLIAIAFALITVDIRGGRNSPVDGARQAAAAAFGPIENGLSSAVDPVGNAVSAVRDSGSRHDRLAVMEKENAALKAELGSDDRNRSRLNQLDRMLKVAGQGQYGIKGAQVIAIGAAQGFSWTITIDAGADDGIKRDMTVLNGDGLVGRVTTVGPQTATVLLANDPDFTVGTRMEGNDELGFASGQGDRPLRVELLNGKAEVNKGDRLVTFGSQADKPFVPGVPVGVVSRVDPSGGGLTRTLYVTPYVGFSKLDIVGVVVAGPKKDPRDEVLPAKPKPVPTPTVTVTVTPSADGSAPDDSDTNGQQQ; translated from the coding sequence GTGAGGGACACGAAAGAGAGCCGGCTGCTCCTGGTCCTGCTGATCGCCATCGCGTTCGCACTGATCACGGTGGACATCCGCGGAGGCCGGAACTCCCCGGTCGACGGTGCCCGGCAGGCCGCGGCCGCGGCCTTCGGCCCGATCGAGAACGGACTGTCCTCGGCGGTGGACCCCGTCGGCAACGCCGTCTCCGCCGTCCGGGACTCCGGCAGCCGCCACGACCGGCTCGCCGTCATGGAGAAGGAGAACGCGGCGCTCAAGGCCGAGCTCGGCAGCGACGACCGCAACCGCAGCCGCCTCAACCAGCTCGACCGGATGCTGAAGGTCGCCGGCCAGGGGCAGTACGGCATCAAGGGCGCCCAGGTCATCGCCATAGGAGCGGCCCAGGGCTTCTCCTGGACCATCACCATCGACGCGGGCGCCGATGACGGCATCAAGCGCGACATGACCGTGCTCAACGGCGACGGCCTGGTCGGCCGCGTCACCACGGTCGGCCCCCAGACCGCCACCGTGCTGCTCGCCAACGACCCCGACTTCACCGTCGGCACCCGTATGGAGGGCAACGACGAACTCGGCTTCGCCTCCGGGCAGGGCGACCGCCCGCTGCGCGTCGAACTCCTCAACGGCAAGGCCGAGGTGAACAAGGGCGACCGGCTCGTCACCTTCGGCTCGCAGGCCGACAAGCCGTTCGTGCCCGGTGTGCCCGTGGGCGTCGTCTCCCGCGTCGACCCCTCCGGCGGCGGCCTGACCCGCACCCTCTACGTCACGCCCTACGTCGGCTTCAGCAAGCTCGACATCGTCGGCGTGGTCGTCGCGGGACCGAAGAAGGACCCGCGCGACGAGGTCCTCCCGGCCAAGCCCAAGCCGGTTCCGACGCCCACGGTGACCGTCACGGTCACTCCTTCGGCGGACGGCTCCGCGCCGGACGACTCCGACACCAACGGCCAGCAGCAGTAG
- the mreD gene encoding rod shape-determining protein MreD, whose product MRLNRVLLSTVLVVVALVIQVSVLARLHLPGAVPDLLLLTVLGLALVYGHVGGALVGFGAGLLADLAPPADHAAGRYALVLCVIGYFAGLVKPETGRLKSATGPMAVVVAAAIGSTLLYAGVGALVGDTAARHVGLPGLLFSAALYDLLLAPFVVPGVMWLARRADNDPLAESGPAAKAGNISSGWLSSGTGLRIGSQRGFGALKAKARTRSARVGRIKGVKRL is encoded by the coding sequence ATGCGCCTCAACCGCGTCCTGCTCTCCACCGTGCTGGTCGTCGTCGCCCTGGTGATCCAGGTGAGTGTCCTCGCCCGCCTCCACCTGCCCGGTGCGGTCCCTGACCTGCTGCTCCTCACCGTCCTCGGGCTCGCCCTGGTGTACGGCCATGTCGGCGGTGCCCTCGTCGGCTTCGGCGCCGGACTCCTCGCGGACCTCGCGCCGCCCGCCGACCACGCGGCCGGCCGCTACGCCCTGGTGCTGTGCGTCATCGGTTACTTCGCCGGGCTGGTCAAGCCCGAGACCGGCCGTCTGAAGTCCGCGACCGGCCCGATGGCCGTCGTGGTCGCCGCCGCGATCGGCTCCACCCTGCTCTACGCGGGCGTCGGCGCCCTCGTCGGCGACACCGCCGCCCGCCATGTCGGCCTGCCCGGCCTGCTGTTCTCGGCCGCGCTGTACGACCTGCTGCTGGCCCCGTTCGTGGTGCCCGGCGTGATGTGGCTGGCCCGCCGCGCGGACAACGACCCGCTGGCCGAGTCCGGGCCCGCCGCCAAGGCCGGGAACATCTCCTCCGGCTGGCTCTCCTCCGGCACCGGCCTGCGCATCGGCTCCCAGCGGGGCTTCGGCGCCCTGAAGGCCAAGGCCCGCACCCGCTCGGCCCGCGTCGGCCGCATCAAGGGGGTCAAGCGGCTGTGA
- the mrdA gene encoding penicillin-binding protein 2 → MTNIPETGRTPRVQIRLVVIQILVLSLLGTLGGRLWYLQIREGAEYQKEASGNHVQQVVDPAVRGDILDARGVSLADNETRLVVSASRTDLLKQEDDGKGVLAKLAAVLGLKPEEVQQKVRLCDAKTPQPCWNGSPYQPIPITDEATPKQALQIRERAEDFPGITAEPEAVRRYGAPGKAHTSQVLGYLSPVTDEEIQKAKDTDSPYLRSDMVGRSGLERQYDKELRGKAGVTRYEVDNLGRVIGKAQADPAESGSNLVTSIDSRVQRVTEYELDKAMKIARQQFDKITGTNYKADSGAAVVMEAKTGRIVAMASAPDYDPNVWVGGISAKDYQALTGKNSDYPLLNRAIQGQAAPGSTFKVVSTAAAVEAGYDFDGRYPCTSSYSVGGQVFKNFEGESFGPIPLGRALEVSCDTVFYYLSDQEWKRDGGINPKKGQPKDFFYKAAHQFGLGKETGVDLPNEVTGRVPDRQWKLDYWKANKDAWCKYGKKDGSYVEKIAYENCLEGNKMREGDSINYSIGQGDTLVTPIQEAVIYGAVANGGTMYHPSIGKAVISADGKSVRELEPRKSGKLPVSKATLKGMDDAFAGVITRGTAAWKFNGWPQNKIPLHGKTGTAEVYGKQTTSWLATYSKDYTVIMTIAQAGTGSGASGEAVRNIYSALYGVQGDGSIDKNKAMLPTPQKTLPKVRPDGTVASPKVSKDPAKDVEAAQKNNPANGEADQPAATAPTDNTNSNTRRRPRRRGSRRTRT, encoded by the coding sequence GTGACCAACATTCCGGAGACCGGGCGGACCCCACGGGTCCAGATCCGGCTGGTCGTCATCCAGATCCTCGTCCTCTCCCTGCTCGGCACCCTCGGCGGCCGCCTGTGGTACCTCCAGATCCGCGAGGGCGCCGAGTACCAGAAGGAGGCGTCGGGCAACCACGTCCAGCAAGTCGTGGACCCCGCCGTGCGCGGTGACATCCTGGACGCGCGCGGAGTCTCGCTCGCGGACAACGAGACCCGTCTCGTCGTCTCCGCCTCGCGCACCGACCTGCTCAAGCAGGAGGACGACGGCAAGGGCGTGCTGGCCAAGCTCGCCGCTGTCCTCGGCCTGAAGCCCGAGGAGGTCCAGCAGAAGGTCCGGCTGTGCGACGCCAAGACCCCCCAGCCCTGCTGGAACGGCTCGCCTTACCAGCCGATCCCCATCACCGACGAGGCCACGCCCAAGCAGGCCCTCCAGATCCGTGAGCGTGCCGAGGACTTCCCCGGCATCACCGCCGAGCCCGAGGCCGTCCGCCGCTACGGCGCGCCCGGCAAGGCCCACACCTCCCAGGTCCTCGGCTACCTCTCGCCGGTCACCGACGAGGAGATCCAGAAGGCCAAGGACACCGACTCGCCGTACCTGCGCTCCGACATGGTCGGCCGCTCCGGCCTGGAGCGGCAGTACGACAAGGAGCTGCGCGGCAAGGCGGGCGTCACGCGCTACGAGGTGGACAACCTCGGCCGGGTCATCGGCAAGGCCCAGGCCGACCCGGCGGAGTCCGGCTCCAACCTGGTCACCAGCATCGACTCCCGGGTCCAGCGGGTCACCGAGTACGAGCTGGACAAGGCGATGAAGATCGCCCGTCAGCAGTTCGACAAGATCACCGGCACCAACTACAAGGCCGACTCCGGTGCCGCCGTGGTGATGGAGGCGAAGACGGGCCGCATCGTCGCCATGGCCTCCGCGCCGGACTACGACCCGAACGTCTGGGTCGGCGGCATCTCCGCCAAGGACTACCAGGCCCTCACCGGCAAGAACTCCGACTACCCGCTGCTCAACCGCGCCATCCAGGGCCAGGCCGCACCGGGTTCGACCTTCAAGGTGGTCTCCACCGCCGCGGCGGTCGAGGCGGGATACGACTTCGACGGCCGCTACCCGTGCACGAGTTCCTACTCGGTCGGTGGCCAGGTCTTCAAGAACTTCGAGGGCGAGAGCTTCGGCCCGATCCCGCTGGGCCGTGCGCTGGAGGTCTCCTGCGACACCGTCTTCTACTACCTCTCCGACCAGGAGTGGAAGCGGGACGGCGGCATCAACCCGAAGAAGGGCCAGCCCAAGGACTTCTTCTACAAGGCCGCCCACCAGTTCGGCCTCGGCAAGGAGACCGGCGTCGACCTGCCCAACGAGGTCACCGGCCGCGTCCCCGACCGCCAGTGGAAGCTGGACTACTGGAAGGCCAACAAGGACGCCTGGTGCAAGTACGGGAAGAAGGACGGCTCGTACGTCGAGAAGATCGCCTACGAGAACTGCCTCGAAGGCAACAAGATGCGTGAGGGCGACTCGATCAACTACTCCATCGGCCAGGGCGACACCCTCGTCACGCCGATCCAGGAGGCCGTGATCTACGGCGCGGTCGCCAACGGCGGCACGATGTACCACCCGAGCATCGGCAAGGCGGTCATCAGCGCGGACGGCAAGTCGGTGCGCGAGCTGGAGCCGAGGAAGTCCGGCAAGCTGCCGGTCAGCAAGGCCACCCTCAAGGGCATGGACGACGCCTTCGCGGGCGTCATCACCCGAGGCACCGCCGCGTGGAAGTTCAACGGCTGGCCGCAGAACAAGATCCCGCTGCACGGCAAGACGGGTACGGCGGAGGTCTACGGCAAGCAGACCACCTCCTGGCTGGCGACCTACTCCAAGGACTACACGGTGATCATGACGATCGCCCAGGCCGGTACGGGTTCCGGAGCCTCCGGTGAGGCCGTGCGCAACATCTACAGCGCGCTGTACGGCGTGCAGGGCGACGGCTCCATCGACAAGAACAAGGCGATGCTGCCGACGCCCCAGAAGACCCTGCCGAAGGTCCGCCCCGACGGCACGGTCGCCTCGCCCAAGGTCAGCAAGGACCCGGCCAAGGACGTGGAGGCCGCGCAGAAGAACAACCCCGCCAACGGGGAAGCGGACCAGCCCGCCGCCACGGCGCCCACGGACAACACCAACAGCAACACCCGCAGGCGGCCCCGCCGGAGGGGGAGCCGGAGGACACGCACATGA
- the rodA gene encoding rod shape-determining protein RodA, giving the protein MTGNTFSVSGYGPERAGWTRIFARDSLARRLDWPILLAALALSMIGSLLVFSATRNRTEINQGDPYYFLLRHFMNTGIGLALMIATLWLGHRGLRNAVPILYGLSVAGILAVLTPLGSTVNGAHSWIVLGGGFSLQPSEFVKITIILGMAMLLAARVDAGDKAYPDHRTVLQALGLAAVPILIVLLMPDLGSVMVMVIIILGVLLASGASNRWVFGLITAGATGAIAVWQLHILDDYQINRFAAFANPELDPAGVGYNTNQARIAIGSGGLTGSGLFHGSQTTGQFVPEQQTDFVFTVAGEELGFLGAGLIIVLLGVILWRACRIARDSTELYGTIVAAGIVAWFAFQAFENIGMTLGIMPVTGLPLPFVSYGGSSMFAVWVAVGLLQSIRAQRPMSA; this is encoded by the coding sequence ATGACCGGCAACACCTTCTCCGTCTCCGGGTACGGCCCGGAGCGGGCCGGCTGGACCAGGATCTTCGCCCGCGACTCGCTGGCCCGCAGACTCGACTGGCCGATACTGCTGGCGGCCCTCGCGCTGTCGATGATCGGCTCCCTGCTGGTGTTCTCGGCGACCCGCAACCGCACCGAGATCAACCAGGGCGACCCGTACTACTTCCTGCTCCGGCACTTCATGAACACCGGCATCGGGCTCGCCCTGATGATCGCCACCCTCTGGCTCGGCCACCGCGGCCTGCGCAACGCGGTGCCGATCCTCTACGGCCTCTCGGTGGCCGGCATCCTCGCGGTGCTCACCCCGCTCGGCTCCACCGTCAACGGCGCCCACTCCTGGATCGTCCTCGGCGGCGGCTTCTCGCTCCAGCCCTCCGAGTTCGTGAAGATCACGATCATCCTGGGCATGGCGATGCTGCTGGCCGCGCGGGTGGACGCGGGCGACAAGGCGTACCCCGACCACCGCACCGTGCTCCAGGCGCTCGGGCTGGCCGCCGTGCCGATCCTCATCGTGCTGCTCATGCCCGACCTCGGATCGGTCATGGTGATGGTGATCATCATCCTGGGCGTGCTGCTCGCCTCCGGCGCCTCCAACCGCTGGGTGTTCGGCCTCATCACGGCCGGTGCCACCGGTGCCATCGCGGTGTGGCAACTGCACATCCTGGACGACTACCAGATCAACCGGTTCGCCGCCTTCGCCAACCCGGAGCTGGACCCGGCCGGCGTCGGCTACAACACCAACCAGGCCCGCATCGCCATCGGCTCCGGCGGACTGACCGGCTCCGGGCTGTTCCACGGCTCGCAGACCACGGGCCAGTTCGTGCCCGAGCAGCAGACCGACTTCGTCTTCACGGTCGCGGGGGAGGAGCTGGGCTTCCTGGGCGCCGGCCTGATAATCGTCCTCCTCGGCGTCATCCTGTGGCGCGCCTGCCGCATCGCCCGCGACTCGACCGAGCTGTACGGCACGATCGTCGCCGCCGGGATCGTCGCCTGGTTCGCCTTCCAGGCGTTCGAGAACATCGGCATGACGCTGGGCATCATGCCGGTGACGGGCCTGCCGCTGCCCTTCGTCTCCTACGGAGGCTCCTCGATGTTCGCGGTCTGGGTGGCAGTGGGGCTGCTGCAGTCCATCAGGGCACAACGGCCCATGTCCGCGTGA
- a CDS encoding CYTH and CHAD domain-containing protein, which produces MADVKREIERKYEGADGELPGLVGAGGVAEVVDRGVVELDATYYDTADERLGAASLTLRRRTGGSDAGWHLKFPVAPGVRDEIRAPLADTVPEEIAALVRSRVRGAELVPVVRLRSARDVRHLLDADGALLAEASVDTVTAERLNRAGGTARWTEIEVELADGADPALLDAVEERLGAAGVRPSKASSKVAEALRRTGGSRARPGRAAGPVTAGDHVLAHLREQREAILARDPGVRRDLPDSVHQMRVATRRMRSAFRSFRSVLDPDATAPVAAELKWLARELGVDRDQEVLADRLTEALHALPPGQVTGPVRERLASWATARHGSTRGHLLGVLDSARYLALLDSLDVLLADPPLRRKAAGKPREVLTRALEKEGGKLSRLIVAALELPPGEDRDHALHEARKRAKRARYAAEAAVPALGGPARVLARRAKKLTSLLGEHQDSVLARQALRELAAVAHAAGESAFTYGVLYERQEQAARRTEAELPGRWRKARSAFPG; this is translated from the coding sequence ATGGCGGACGTGAAGCGGGAGATCGAGCGGAAGTACGAGGGTGCGGACGGGGAGCTGCCCGGGCTGGTGGGGGCCGGCGGGGTGGCGGAGGTCGTCGACCGAGGGGTGGTCGAGCTGGACGCCACCTACTACGACACCGCCGACGAACGGCTGGGGGCCGCCTCGCTCACGCTGCGCCGCCGCACCGGGGGGTCGGACGCCGGGTGGCATCTGAAGTTCCCGGTCGCGCCGGGTGTCCGGGACGAGATCCGGGCGCCGCTCGCCGACACCGTCCCCGAGGAGATCGCCGCGCTGGTCCGCTCACGGGTCCGGGGCGCGGAGCTGGTCCCCGTGGTCCGGCTCCGTTCCGCCCGCGATGTGCGGCACCTCCTCGACGCGGACGGCGCCCTGCTGGCCGAGGCGAGCGTGGACACCGTGACGGCCGAGCGGCTCAACCGCGCGGGCGGCACCGCCCGGTGGACCGAGATCGAGGTGGAGCTGGCCGACGGCGCGGACCCGGCCCTGCTGGACGCCGTGGAGGAGCGGCTCGGCGCGGCGGGGGTGCGGCCCTCGAAGGCGTCGTCCAAGGTGGCCGAGGCGCTGCGCCGGACCGGCGGCTCCCGTGCCCGGCCGGGGCGCGCGGCCGGGCCGGTGACGGCCGGGGACCATGTCCTCGCCCATCTGCGCGAGCAGCGCGAGGCGATCCTCGCCCGCGACCCCGGTGTCCGCCGGGACCTGCCGGACTCCGTGCACCAGATGCGGGTGGCCACCCGCCGGATGCGTTCCGCCTTCCGCAGCTTCCGCTCCGTCCTGGACCCGGACGCCACCGCCCCAGTCGCCGCCGAACTGAAGTGGCTGGCGCGCGAACTCGGGGTCGACCGGGACCAGGAGGTGCTGGCGGACCGGCTGACCGAGGCCCTTCACGCCCTGCCGCCCGGCCAGGTCACCGGTCCCGTCCGCGAGCGCCTGGCCTCCTGGGCCACCGCCCGGCACGGCAGCACCCGCGGCCATCTGCTGGGGGTGCTGGACTCCGCCCGTTACCTCGCCCTGCTGGACAGCCTCGACGTCCTCCTCGCGGACCCGCCGCTGCGGAGGAAGGCGGCGGGGAAGCCGCGCGAGGTGCTCACCCGCGCGCTGGAGAAGGAGGGCGGGAAGCTGTCCCGGCTGATCGTGGCCGCGCTGGAGCTGCCGCCCGGCGAGGACCGCGACCACGCCCTGCACGAGGCCCGTAAGCGCGCCAAGCGCGCCCGCTACGCCGCCGAGGCGGCCGTACCCGCGCTCGGCGGCCCGGCCCGCGTCCTGGCCCGCAGGGCGAAGAAGCTGACCAGCCTGCTCGGCGAGCACCAGGACAGCGTGCTGGCCCGCCAGGCCCTGCGGGAGCTCGCCGCCGTGGCGCACGCGGCGGGGGAGAGCGCGTTCACCTACGGGGTGCTGTACGAGCGGCAGGAGCAGGCGGCCCGGCGTACGGAGGCCGAGCTGCCCGGGCGGTGGCGCAAGGCCCGGTCCGCGTTCCCGGGCTGA